In the Acropora muricata isolate sample 2 chromosome 1, ASM3666990v1, whole genome shotgun sequence genome, one interval contains:
- the LOC136911596 gene encoding uncharacterized protein, which yields MIRPQSSVHLGPLGPINSTTQPGRNGVAGVSKGELIKILDYILEFVDRLKENGPEIFKRNEKTLFTPDEYSHKRAAKKSRKSTQETKETEEQIVQKYHENQSQQDSEEQPEIRKPVEQLVLEAELEKKTRELESYKERMAYVTNHYSASRLSEDVIRMETGLPTKEVFNIVVLYALRFKDSMNYYYGWCVNMISFEDQIFITLMKARQNYTNLHLAQLFSCSTATISNIVTTFTHVLHYILFHDIMTTMPTRFKNDTCAPSSFSQFSSCRVVIDCTDVEIATPKLMSHQSATYSSYRGMNSFKVLIGVAPNAVITFVSKLYPGSISDKAVVQKSGFLDQLSTGDLVLADKGFLIQDIVPNGTFTESEARQLLNVASM from the exons ATGATCCGACCACAATCATCAGTGCATCTTGGGCCTCTGGGACCGATAAACAGTACAACTCAGCCTGGAAGAAATGGTGTGGCTGGTGTGAGCAAAG GCGAGCTGATAAAGATCCTGGACTACATTCTAGAGTTTGTAGATCGATTGAAAGAAAACGGTCCtgaaatatttaaaagaaacgaaaaaacaTTGTTCACTCCCGACGAGTACTCACATAAGAGAGCTGCGAAGAAAAGCCGAAAAAGCACGCAAGAAACAAAAGAGACCGAGGAACAAATTGTGCAAAAATACCATGAAAATCAAAGTCAGCAAGACAGTGAGGAACAACCAGAAATTAGGAAACCTGTAGAGCAACTTGTGTTGGAAGCGGAGTTGGAAAAGAAGACAAGAGAGCTGGAAAGTTATAAAGAGAGGATGGCTTACGTAACCAATCACTACAGTGCCTCAAGACTGAGTGAAGATGTCATAAGAATGGAAACAGGACTTCCTACCAAAGAGGTTTTCAACATTGTTGTACTGTATGCTTTAAGGTTTAAGGATtctatgaattattattatggttggTGTGTGAATATGATTAGCTTTGAGGATCAgatatttattactttaatgAAAGCCAGACAGAATTATACAAATTTGCACCTAGCTCAACTCTTTTCATGTAGTACAGCTACTATTTCTAACATTGTTACTACATTTACTCATGTTTTGCACTATATTCTTTTTCATGACATAATGACAACTATGCCCACTAGGTTTAAGAATGACACCTGTGCTCCATCTTCATTTTCACAGTTTAGTTCCTGTAGAGTAGTCATTGACTGCACTGATGTTGAAATTGCTACTCCAAAGTTGATGAGCCACCAAAGTGCTACCTATTCCAGTTATAGAGGGATGAATTCTTTTAAAGTTTTAATAGGTGTTGCCCCAAATGCAGTTATTACTTTTGTAAGTAAGCTTTATCCTGGGTCTATCTCAGACAAGGCTGTTGTACAGAAATCAGGATTCCTAGATCAGCTATCAACAGGTGACTTAGTTCTTGCAGATAAAGGTTTCCTCATCCAAGACATAGTACCGAATGGTACATTCACTGAGAGTGAAGCACGGCAATTGCTAAATGTCGCATCCATGTAG